A window from Sinorhizobium fredii encodes these proteins:
- a CDS encoding extensin family protein: protein MRAVGVVLISALVLWGAALPKEGPLPVARPDTDQGEQPTPTPKPAAPQRKPQASDQENLNVGAGKDLPPGWKDDSLREEALLPIEKEDPKAYASCLAALKEIGSAFAETARIDDGKGCGIDRPIRVSSVLPGVALEPEGVMRCETALALARWVKETATPAAEAAFGADARISALNQASSYVCRLRNNAKTGKISEHARGNAVDIASFSLADGKTVEIQPRDEDGTLTGAFQRAVTASGCLYFTTVLDPGSDAAHETHLHFDVIERKNGYRYCR, encoded by the coding sequence ATGCGCGCTGTCGGTGTGGTACTGATTTCCGCCCTCGTGCTCTGGGGGGCGGCGCTTCCGAAGGAAGGCCCGCTACCCGTAGCGAGGCCGGATACCGATCAAGGCGAACAGCCGACGCCCACGCCAAAACCTGCCGCGCCGCAGAGAAAACCTCAAGCGAGCGATCAAGAAAACTTAAATGTCGGGGCTGGCAAAGACCTACCGCCTGGGTGGAAAGACGACTCTCTCCGCGAGGAAGCGCTTCTGCCGATCGAAAAGGAAGACCCGAAAGCCTATGCCTCCTGTCTGGCCGCGCTCAAGGAGATCGGCAGCGCCTTTGCGGAGACTGCCCGCATCGACGACGGCAAGGGCTGCGGCATCGACAGGCCGATCAGAGTCAGTTCGGTCCTGCCGGGCGTCGCGCTTGAGCCCGAGGGAGTGATGCGCTGCGAAACGGCCCTGGCGCTCGCCCGTTGGGTGAAGGAGACGGCCACTCCGGCGGCGGAGGCCGCATTCGGAGCCGACGCCCGTATTTCGGCGCTGAACCAGGCCTCCTCCTATGTCTGCCGGCTTAGGAACAACGCAAAGACGGGAAAGATCTCCGAGCACGCACGCGGCAATGCGGTCGACATCGCCTCTTTCAGCCTCGCAGACGGCAAGACCGTCGAAATCCAGCCGCGCGACGAAGACGGCACCCTGACCGGCGCCTTCCAGCGCGCCGTGACCGCCTCCGGCTGCCTCTACTTCACGACCGTCCTCGATCCGGGCAGCGACGCGGCCCATGAAACACACCTGCATTTCGACGTCATCGAACGAAAGAACGGCTATCGCTATTGCCGCTAG
- a CDS encoding DUF6638 family protein, with product MKRLLEAELIYGRLLDISEPHLVARYNKALEGLGLKPTALERFSIDVTGFSPEIAEELGDRDYLDPNRVNRRFIILTPAQADLPVVHTSFSNTAALMHEFFNANSRAINAVTIKDALYGEIEDSVSVVEDIDDLLSINEVRFRVLSAEDMLGKAAELRELVDRLKKVPDAWADDAMLDRMVELAKLTGDIRQNALVPEELVFRHEAFWANHFGGVYVFLDQKTTTVICDPSVPGFRRSRPWQVSYIAIGDYARIYDFLTTTNRLQLPQASWVQESGLFQHRADMAIRGLINEADPDADLLNADRIWLQTWIHRNAALVARDGTYPFLQEVARAIAATGTVKMQEIAPENRFLLVRAAPDHPDKWLVNQLVSQLVPRDFVSRFVFDKQGFYAAYEHYGEKFREYVVATLTGTYLKDKTAFRHKLYGLKEE from the coding sequence ATGAAGCGCCTTCTCGAAGCCGAGCTCATCTATGGGCGGCTGCTCGATATTTCCGAGCCGCATCTTGTGGCTCGCTATAACAAGGCGCTCGAAGGGTTGGGGCTGAAGCCGACGGCGCTCGAGCGCTTCAGCATCGATGTGACCGGCTTTTCGCCGGAAATTGCTGAGGAGCTCGGAGACCGCGATTATCTCGATCCGAACCGGGTCAACCGGCGCTTCATCATCCTGACGCCCGCCCAGGCGGACCTGCCGGTGGTCCATACGAGCTTTTCCAACACCGCGGCGCTGATGCATGAGTTCTTCAACGCCAACAGCCGGGCTATCAACGCCGTCACCATCAAGGATGCGCTCTATGGCGAGATCGAGGACTCGGTGTCGGTGGTCGAGGACATCGACGATCTGCTGTCGATCAACGAGGTCCGCTTCCGCGTGCTTTCCGCCGAGGACATGCTCGGAAAGGCGGCGGAGCTCCGGGAGCTCGTCGACCGGCTGAAGAAAGTGCCGGACGCGTGGGCGGACGACGCCATGCTGGACCGGATGGTGGAACTCGCCAAGCTGACCGGCGACATCCGCCAGAATGCTCTTGTCCCAGAGGAGCTGGTGTTTCGGCACGAGGCCTTCTGGGCCAATCATTTCGGCGGCGTCTATGTCTTCCTCGACCAGAAGACGACGACGGTGATCTGCGATCCTTCCGTGCCCGGCTTCAGGCGCTCGCGGCCCTGGCAGGTGAGCTATATCGCGATCGGCGATTACGCGCGCATCTACGACTTCCTGACGACGACGAACCGGCTGCAACTGCCGCAGGCCTCCTGGGTGCAGGAGTCGGGCCTCTTCCAGCACCGGGCCGACATGGCAATCCGCGGGCTGATCAACGAAGCCGATCCGGATGCGGATCTGCTGAATGCCGATCGAATCTGGCTACAGACCTGGATCCATCGCAACGCCGCGCTGGTGGCGCGCGATGGCACCTACCCGTTCCTGCAGGAAGTTGCGCGGGCGATCGCCGCAACGGGGACGGTGAAGATGCAGGAGATCGCCCCGGAGAACCGTTTCCTGCTGGTGCGGGCCGCTCCCGACCATCCGGACAAATGGCTGGTCAACCAACTCGTCTCGCAGCTCGTCCCGCGCGACTTCGTCTCCCGCTTCGTGTTCGACAAACAGGGCTTTTATGCTGCCTACGAACACTACGGCGAAAAGTTCCGCGAATATGTTGTGGCGACCCTGACGGGCACATATCTGAAAGACAAGACCGCCTTCCGCCACAAGCTCTACGGTCTCAAAGAGGAATAG
- a CDS encoding anthranilate synthase produces the protein MATVILKDGAESYTTNGGIVVTRRRRDASYADAIASYVDRLDERRGAVFSSNYEYPGRYTRWDTAVVDPPLAISSFGRSLWIEAYNGRGEVLLALIAEHLKMVADITLGTLTARRLDLTINEPDRVFTEEERSKMPTVFTVLRAVTNLFHSEEDASLGLYGAFGYDLAFQFDAIDLKLARPDDQRDMVLFLPDEILVVDHYAAKAWIDRYDFAKDGVSTEGKAAEIASEPFRTVDSIPPHGDHRPGEYAELVVKAKESFRRGDLFEVVPGQKFYERCESRPSEISNRLKVINPSPYSFFINLGNQEYLVGASPEMFVRVSGRRIETCPISGTIKRGDDPIADSEQILKLLNSKKDESELTMCSDVDRNDKSRVCVPGSVKVIGRRQIEMYSRLIHTVDHIEGRLRDDMDAFDGFLSHAWAVTVTGAPKLWAMRFIESHEKSPRAWYGGAIGMVGFNGDMNTGLTLRTIRIKDGIAEVRAGATLLYDSNPEEEEAETELKASAMIAAIRDAKSANSAKAARDVAPVGAGVNILLVDHEDSFVHTLANYFRQTGATVTTVRTPVAEEIFDRVKPDLVVLSPGPGSPKDFDCKATIKKARARELPIFGVCLGLQALAEAYGGDLRQLAVPMHGKPSRIRVLESGIVFSGLGKEVTVGRYHSIFADPSSLPRDFMITAESEDGTIMGIEHLKEPVAAVQFHPESIMTLGGDAGMRMIENVVAHLAKRAKIKAA, from the coding sequence ATGGCAACGGTAATTCTGAAAGACGGCGCGGAGAGTTACACCACGAATGGCGGCATTGTCGTGACGCGCCGGCGACGCGACGCGTCCTATGCGGATGCAATCGCCTCCTATGTGGACAGGCTGGACGAGCGCCGCGGTGCGGTGTTCTCGTCGAATTACGAATATCCGGGGCGCTATACCCGCTGGGACACTGCCGTCGTCGACCCGCCGCTCGCCATCTCCTCCTTCGGCCGCTCGCTCTGGATCGAAGCCTATAACGGGCGCGGCGAGGTGCTGCTGGCGCTGATCGCCGAGCACCTGAAAATGGTTGCCGACATCACGCTCGGGACGCTGACGGCCCGCCGTCTCGATCTCACCATCAATGAGCCCGACCGCGTCTTTACCGAGGAAGAGCGCTCGAAGATGCCGACGGTCTTCACGGTGCTTCGCGCCGTGACGAACCTCTTCCATTCGGAGGAGGATGCGAGCCTCGGCCTTTACGGCGCCTTCGGCTACGACCTTGCCTTCCAGTTCGACGCAATCGACCTGAAGCTCGCCCGGCCGGACGACCAGCGCGACATGGTCCTCTTCCTGCCGGACGAAATCCTCGTCGTCGATCACTATGCCGCCAAGGCCTGGATCGACCGCTACGATTTCGCCAAGGACGGTGTCTCGACCGAGGGCAAGGCGGCGGAGATTGCTTCCGAACCGTTCCGCACCGTCGACAGCATCCCGCCGCACGGGGATCATCGCCCGGGCGAATACGCCGAGCTCGTCGTCAAGGCGAAGGAGAGCTTCCGCCGCGGCGACCTCTTCGAAGTGGTGCCTGGGCAGAAATTCTATGAGCGCTGCGAAAGCCGCCCCTCCGAAATCTCCAACCGGCTGAAGGTGATCAACCCGTCCCCCTATTCCTTCTTCATCAATCTCGGCAACCAGGAATACCTCGTCGGCGCCTCGCCGGAGATGTTCGTGCGCGTTTCCGGGCGCCGCATCGAGACCTGCCCGATCTCCGGCACGATCAAACGCGGCGACGATCCGATCGCCGACAGCGAGCAGATCCTCAAGCTCCTGAACTCGAAGAAGGACGAATCCGAGCTCACCATGTGCTCGGACGTCGACCGCAACGACAAGAGCCGCGTCTGCGTGCCGGGCTCGGTCAAGGTGATCGGCCGCCGCCAGATCGAGATGTATTCGCGGCTGATCCACACGGTCGACCATATCGAGGGGCGGCTGCGCGACGACATGGACGCCTTCGATGGCTTCCTCAGCCACGCCTGGGCGGTCACCGTCACCGGCGCGCCGAAGCTCTGGGCGATGCGCTTCATCGAGAGCCATGAGAAGAGCCCGCGCGCCTGGTACGGCGGGGCGATCGGCATGGTGGGCTTCAACGGCGACATGAACACCGGGCTGACGCTGCGCACGATCCGCATCAAGGACGGCATTGCCGAGGTGCGGGCGGGGGCAACGCTGCTCTATGATTCCAATCCGGAAGAGGAAGAAGCCGAAACCGAACTGAAGGCCTCCGCCATGATTGCAGCCATTCGCGACGCGAAATCCGCCAACAGCGCCAAGGCGGCGCGCGACGTCGCCCCCGTCGGCGCCGGCGTCAATATCCTGCTGGTCGATCACGAAGACAGCTTCGTCCATACGCTGGCCAATTATTTCCGCCAGACGGGTGCGACGGTGACCACCGTGCGCACGCCGGTTGCCGAGGAAATCTTCGATCGGGTGAAGCCGGACCTCGTCGTGCTTTCTCCCGGCCCCGGCAGCCCGAAGGATTTCGACTGCAAGGCGACGATCAAGAAGGCGCGGGCGCGTGAACTTCCGATCTTCGGCGTCTGCCTCGGCCTGCAGGCGCTGGCCGAGGCCTATGGCGGCGATCTCAGGCAACTGGCGGTCCCGATGCACGGCAAGCCGTCGCGCATCCGCGTGCTGGAGTCGGGCATCGTCTTCTCCGGCCTCGGCAAGGAAGTGACGGTCGGGCGCTACCATTCGATCTTTGCCGATCCGTCGAGCCTGCCGCGCGACTTCATGATCACCGCCGAAAGCGAGGACGGAACGATCATGGGCATCGAGCATCTCAAGGAACCGGTGGCGGCCGTGCAGTTCCATCCGGAATCGATCATGACGCTCGGCGGAGACGCCGGCATGCGGATGATCGAGAACGTCGTGGCGCACCTGGCGAAGAGGGCGAAGATCAAGGCCGCCTGA
- a CDS encoding formate--tetrahydrofolate ligase, whose amino-acid sequence MGEVKSDIEIARAARKQPIMEIGAKLGIPPEHLLPYGHDKAKVSAEFIAAQKDKRDGRLILVTAINPTPAGEGKTTTTVGLGDGLNRIGKKTIVCIREASLGPCFGIKGGAAGGGYAQVVPMEDINLHFTGDFHAITSAHNLLAALIDNHIYWGNEQAIDIRRIAWRRVMDMNDRALRQIIGSLGGVANGYPRETGFDITVASEVMAILCLAADIKDLEKRLGNIIIGYRRDKSPVYARDIKADGAMAVLLRDAMQPNLVQTLENNPAFVHGGPFANIAHGCNSVVATTTALKLADYVVTEAGFGADLGAEKFFDIKCRKAGLKPDAAVVVATVRAIKMNGGVKKDDLGKENLEAVRKGCANLGRHVQNVKKFGVPVLVAINHFTSDTEAEIRAIKDYVRTLGSEAVLCRHWAEGSAGIEELAHKVVDLANAGHSQFSPLYPDDMPLFHKIETIAKDIYHASEVIADKVVRDQLRTWEDQGYGQLPICMAKTQYSFSTDPNLRGAPSGHAVPIREVRLAAGAGFVVVITGEIMTMPGLPKVPSSEKIRLNEAGYIEGLF is encoded by the coding sequence ATGGGGGAGGTCAAGTCCGACATCGAAATCGCGCGTGCTGCGCGCAAGCAACCGATCATGGAGATCGGGGCTAAACTCGGCATTCCGCCGGAGCATCTGCTGCCTTACGGCCATGACAAGGCGAAGGTCAGCGCCGAGTTCATTGCCGCGCAGAAGGATAAGAGAGACGGCCGGCTGATCCTGGTGACGGCGATCAACCCGACGCCGGCCGGCGAGGGCAAGACGACGACCACCGTCGGCCTCGGCGACGGCCTCAACCGCATCGGCAAGAAGACGATCGTCTGCATTCGCGAGGCCTCGCTCGGTCCCTGCTTCGGCATCAAGGGGGGTGCTGCCGGCGGCGGCTATGCGCAGGTGGTGCCGATGGAGGATATCAACCTGCACTTCACCGGCGATTTCCACGCCATCACCTCGGCCCACAACCTGCTCGCCGCGCTGATCGACAATCACATCTATTGGGGCAACGAGCAGGCGATCGACATTCGCCGCATCGCCTGGCGGAGGGTGATGGACATGAACGATCGGGCGTTGCGCCAGATCATCGGCTCGCTCGGCGGTGTCGCCAATGGCTATCCGCGCGAGACCGGCTTCGACATTACCGTCGCTTCCGAGGTCATGGCGATCCTGTGCCTTGCCGCCGACATCAAGGATCTGGAAAAACGCCTCGGCAACATCATCATCGGCTACCGGCGCGACAAGAGCCCGGTCTATGCGCGCGACATCAAGGCGGACGGGGCGATGGCGGTGTTGCTCAGGGATGCGATGCAGCCGAACCTGGTGCAGACGCTCGAGAACAATCCGGCCTTTGTCCATGGCGGCCCCTTTGCCAATATCGCGCATGGCTGCAACTCGGTGGTGGCAACGACGACGGCGCTGAAGCTTGCCGACTACGTCGTGACCGAAGCCGGTTTCGGAGCGGATCTCGGCGCCGAGAAATTCTTCGACATCAAGTGCCGCAAGGCCGGCCTGAAGCCGGACGCCGCCGTCGTCGTCGCCACCGTCAGGGCGATCAAGATGAATGGCGGCGTGAAGAAGGACGATCTCGGCAAGGAGAATCTCGAGGCGGTCAGGAAGGGATGCGCCAACCTCGGCCGCCACGTGCAGAACGTCAAGAAATTCGGCGTGCCGGTGCTCGTCGCGATCAACCACTTCACCTCCGATACGGAGGCGGAAATCCGCGCAATCAAGGACTATGTCAGGACGCTCGGTTCCGAGGCGGTCCTGTGCCGGCACTGGGCCGAGGGATCGGCCGGCATCGAGGAACTGGCGCACAAGGTCGTCGATCTCGCCAATGCCGGACACTCGCAGTTCTCGCCGCTCTATCCGGACGACATGCCGCTCTTCCACAAGATCGAGACGATCGCCAAGGACATCTATCACGCCAGTGAAGTGATTGCCGACAAGGTGGTGCGGGATCAGCTGAGAACCTGGGAGGACCAGGGCTACGGGCAACTGCCGATCTGCATGGCGAAGACGCAATATTCCTTCTCCACCGACCCCAACCTGCGCGGCGCTCCGAGCGGCCATGCGGTGCCGATCCGCGAAGTCCGCCTTGCGGCCGGAGCCGGCTTCGTCGTCGTCATCACCGGCGAGATCATGACGATGCCGGGCCTGCCGAAGGTGCCGTCCTCGGAGAAGATCCGCCTCAACGAGGCGGGCTACATAGAGGGGCTGTTCTGA
- a CDS encoding DUF2333 family protein: MLDPIVVFFQRVFTAIGRGIGLAVSWLLWPFVALGNWYRARSWIIKGPIGLVLLGLIFFYGYFIWQTQAWTNFDPDYVNRYKLAERKVPAGSPISGPGATTGQSGSAAATSQAAAVVPSDGSTTEALDMVQLPAGTVCQTSATVDVAADLIDLNVNQNAWISSMLAYKLGLFGMDWDDTPWLDNKASFQRGINQAVRRTSVELVDSLGRVRGTSGVNNDLQAARGNIQFDEETWYFGINPFGPKTPTPSFYRAAERDLRKFNVSLGKCEAIFDGRSDNMVEFLDRIANDLGNTSAIIRERSEFHNGGWFDTRADDRFWFAFGQLYGYYGILSAAGADFENVVAQRGLTPIYTETLKQLRSALRIQPLIISNGREDGWIMPTHLATMGFYILRVRSNLVEMRDILAR; the protein is encoded by the coding sequence ATGCTCGATCCGATCGTTGTGTTTTTTCAGCGCGTGTTCACGGCGATCGGCCGCGGCATAGGTCTGGCGGTCTCCTGGCTCCTCTGGCCCTTCGTGGCGCTCGGCAACTGGTATCGGGCGCGGAGCTGGATCATCAAGGGGCCGATCGGACTGGTGCTGCTCGGGCTGATCTTCTTCTACGGCTATTTCATCTGGCAGACGCAGGCCTGGACCAATTTCGATCCAGACTATGTCAATCGCTACAAGCTCGCCGAGCGCAAGGTGCCGGCGGGTTCGCCGATCAGCGGCCCGGGGGCCACGACGGGACAATCCGGTAGCGCGGCGGCTACGAGCCAGGCCGCAGCCGTGGTGCCCTCGGACGGGTCGACCACGGAAGCGCTCGACATGGTGCAGTTGCCGGCCGGCACGGTCTGCCAGACCTCGGCGACCGTCGATGTCGCGGCCGATCTCATCGACCTCAACGTCAACCAGAACGCCTGGATTTCCTCGATGCTCGCCTACAAGCTCGGCCTGTTCGGGATGGACTGGGACGACACGCCCTGGCTCGACAACAAGGCGTCGTTCCAGCGCGGCATCAACCAGGCGGTGCGCCGCACCAGCGTCGAACTGGTCGACTCGCTTGGCCGGGTGCGCGGTACCTCCGGCGTCAACAACGACCTGCAGGCCGCACGCGGCAACATTCAGTTCGACGAGGAAACCTGGTATTTCGGCATCAATCCTTTCGGTCCGAAGACCCCGACGCCAAGCTTCTACCGTGCCGCCGAGCGCGACCTTCGGAAATTCAACGTTTCGCTCGGCAAATGCGAGGCGATCTTCGACGGCCGGTCCGACAACATGGTCGAGTTCCTCGACCGCATCGCCAACGATCTCGGCAATACGTCGGCGATCATCCGCGAGCGTTCGGAATTCCACAATGGCGGCTGGTTCGATACGCGCGCTGACGACCGTTTCTGGTTCGCCTTCGGCCAGCTCTACGGTTATTACGGCATTCTCTCGGCGGCCGGTGCCGATTTCGAGAATGTCGTCGCCCAGCGCGGGCTGACGCCGATCTATACGGAGACGCTGAAGCAATTGCGCTCGGCGCTGCGTATCCAGCCGCTGATCATCTCCAACGGCCGCGAGGACGGCTGGATCATGCCGACGCATCTGGCGACGATGGGCTTCTATATTCTTCGCGTGCGGTCCAACCTGGTGGAGATGCGCGACATCCTTGCCCGCTGA
- a CDS encoding YiiD C-terminal domain-containing protein has protein sequence MTPSELQAYLHTHIPLSAAMQVEVESVEWDHVLLRAPLAPNINHRDTVFGGSASALSILAAWSLLHVRLRSSGIACRLVIQSNRMDYLRPILGSFSVLSSLEDADQWPGFMRLLERRGRARLRVTAEFMAEGEVAGTFSGEFVALGYGNASTDGGG, from the coding sequence ATGACACCCTCGGAATTGCAGGCCTACCTTCATACGCATATTCCCCTGTCGGCCGCCATGCAGGTGGAGGTGGAATCGGTGGAATGGGACCATGTCCTCCTCCGGGCGCCCCTGGCGCCGAACATCAACCATCGCGACACAGTTTTCGGCGGCAGCGCTTCGGCGCTTTCGATCCTCGCTGCCTGGTCGCTGCTGCATGTCCGGCTTCGCTCGAGCGGCATCGCCTGCCGCCTGGTGATCCAGAGCAACCGCATGGACTATCTGAGACCGATCCTCGGTTCATTCTCGGTACTTTCGAGTCTCGAAGATGCCGACCAATGGCCAGGCTTCATGCGTCTGCTCGAACGGCGGGGACGGGCGCGTCTGAGGGTGACGGCCGAATTCATGGCCGAGGGTGAGGTCGCCGGCACCTTCTCCGGTGAATTCGTGGCACTTGGATACGGGAACGCGAGCACCGACGGGGGTGGCTAG
- the trpLE gene encoding trpE operon leader peptide TrpLE, whose protein sequence is MERRLERAASFLSAREHSVLFSRLRKAASHANTSPMANTQNISIWWWAR, encoded by the coding sequence ATGGAGAGGCGGCTCGAAAGGGCCGCCTCTTTTCTTTCGGCGCGCGAACATTCGGTGCTGTTTTCCCGCTTGCGTAAGGCCGCAAGCCACGCTAACACTTCGCCCATGGCAAACACGCAGAACATTTCGATCTGGTGGTGGGCTCGCTGA
- a CDS encoding DUF1993 domain-containing protein translates to MPLTIYTFSVPVFTRGFSALGGLLDKGEAFAAKSGTPLDELFGARLAPDMLPLSGQVQRASDTSKNAIARLTTLEVPRFPDDEQSFADLRQRIDKTVAFFETVTPEHLEGSEKREVTLNFPNLKVTFSGDDYLLKFVLPNFYFHLTTAYDILRHKGVPLGKADFIGGLD, encoded by the coding sequence ATGCCCTTGACAATCTACACGTTCTCCGTCCCCGTCTTCACACGCGGCTTTTCCGCGCTCGGCGGGCTCCTCGACAAGGGCGAGGCCTTTGCCGCCAAATCGGGCACGCCGCTCGACGAACTCTTCGGCGCGCGGCTCGCGCCGGACATGCTGCCGCTGTCGGGTCAAGTCCAGCGAGCGAGCGACACCAGCAAGAACGCCATCGCTCGACTGACGACGCTTGAAGTGCCGCGGTTTCCCGACGATGAGCAGAGCTTTGCCGATCTGCGTCAGCGGATCGACAAGACGGTGGCATTCTTCGAAACCGTGACACCGGAACACCTCGAGGGCAGCGAGAAGCGCGAGGTGACCCTCAACTTCCCGAATCTGAAGGTCACCTTCAGCGGCGACGACTATCTGCTGAAGTTCGTGCTGCCGAACTTCTATTTCCATCTGACCACGGCCTACGACATCCTGCGCCATAAGGGCGTGCCGCTCGGCAAGGCGGACTTTATCGGCGGTCTCGATTGA
- a CDS encoding TonB-dependent receptor domain-containing protein yields MLNRHHRLALLACTATLALSVASGSFAQSATTSQPTEAEESEAAKKGETYLSPIIAKGGREANPYAKPGPSSVVSTDQIELQAGQETDDLLRSVPGTSTANNPQNPGVAVNIRGFEGSGRVNMMIDGVRQNFRFTGHEAQGFAYVDPAFLSEIDLTRGAVTGIGGGALAGSVNFKTYDIKDLIQDGKNYGGQAVATYGSNGAGWSESLLGAYRFNDVFSVLGGISKSDPGNYDNGDGIEVPFTEEDLLSGLLKAEITPDKDHSFKFSAISYDNDFFANSYFQNVRNQTVSANYAYTPDNELIDFRANSYWNRLRMKYDTNLLGAGGAAGRRITDTGIGFDISNTSTFDLGEVAVRSNYGVEYFQDDYDVINSTAQPTGGVNGGGKNATTGIFNSTTFTYGIVDLTAGLRYDQFNIDGTGSVSAGNPLGMPAGAYSVDESDGRLNPSVTLAVNATEWLQPYVTYAETSRAPTVNEIFVGGSHPGGFQMFFPNPFLQPEISKGWEIGANINLDDLIATGDSFRLKANYFHNRVDNYITAALANGGMKIFFVNNPGISTVQGFELQAAYDAGYVFGDLAYTHTESDLPSQVNGFGVQSFLPDDIVSATLGARFLEEQRLTVGTRIYAVSNAFIGEENAGASGSATVPGYGLVDLFANYKFENGLELTGSVTNVFDTTYTPASSTIAGSTVDTGRGRTFLVTAKAKF; encoded by the coding sequence ATGCTCAACCGGCATCATCGCCTGGCTCTTCTCGCATGCACGGCAACACTCGCATTGTCCGTCGCCTCCGGCAGCTTCGCGCAAAGCGCGACAACATCCCAGCCGACAGAGGCCGAAGAATCGGAAGCGGCAAAGAAGGGCGAGACCTATCTCTCGCCGATCATCGCCAAGGGCGGACGCGAGGCCAATCCCTATGCGAAGCCCGGTCCTTCGAGCGTCGTCAGCACGGACCAAATCGAGCTTCAGGCGGGCCAGGAGACCGACGATCTGCTGCGCAGCGTGCCCGGCACGTCGACGGCCAACAACCCGCAAAATCCCGGCGTTGCCGTCAATATTCGCGGTTTCGAGGGCTCCGGCCGCGTCAACATGATGATCGACGGCGTTCGCCAGAACTTCCGCTTCACCGGCCACGAGGCCCAGGGCTTCGCCTATGTCGATCCGGCCTTCCTTTCCGAGATAGACCTGACCCGCGGCGCCGTCACTGGCATCGGAGGCGGGGCGCTGGCCGGTTCGGTCAATTTCAAGACCTATGACATCAAGGACCTGATCCAGGACGGCAAAAACTATGGCGGTCAGGCCGTCGCCACCTACGGCAGCAATGGCGCCGGCTGGTCGGAATCCTTGCTCGGCGCCTATCGCTTCAACGACGTCTTCTCTGTGCTTGGCGGGATCAGCAAGAGCGATCCGGGTAATTACGACAATGGCGACGGCATCGAAGTTCCCTTCACCGAGGAGGATCTGCTTTCCGGCCTCCTGAAGGCCGAGATCACGCCGGACAAGGACCATTCTTTCAAGTTCAGCGCAATCTCCTACGACAATGACTTCTTCGCGAACTCCTATTTCCAAAACGTCAGAAACCAGACGGTCAGCGCGAACTACGCCTACACGCCCGACAATGAACTGATCGATTTCCGCGCCAACTCCTACTGGAACCGCCTGCGGATGAAGTACGATACCAACCTCCTGGGTGCCGGCGGCGCGGCGGGGCGGCGGATCACCGACACGGGTATCGGCTTCGACATTTCCAACACCTCGACATTCGATTTGGGCGAAGTTGCCGTGCGCTCCAACTACGGCGTCGAATATTTTCAGGATGACTACGATGTGATCAACAGCACGGCGCAGCCGACCGGCGGCGTCAACGGCGGCGGCAAGAACGCGACGACGGGCATCTTCAATTCGACGACCTTCACCTATGGCATCGTCGACCTCACTGCCGGCCTGCGCTACGACCAATTCAACATCGACGGCACCGGATCGGTGAGCGCCGGTAATCCGCTCGGCATGCCGGCAGGCGCCTATAGCGTCGACGAATCGGACGGCCGCCTCAACCCGAGCGTTACGCTCGCCGTCAATGCCACCGAGTGGCTGCAGCCCTACGTGACCTATGCCGAGACCTCGCGTGCTCCGACGGTCAACGAAATCTTCGTGGGCGGTTCGCATCCGGGCGGCTTCCAGATGTTCTTCCCCAACCCGTTCCTCCAGCCAGAAATATCCAAGGGCTGGGAAATCGGCGCGAACATCAATCTGGACGACCTCATTGCTACGGGAGACAGCTTCCGCCTGAAGGCGAACTATTTCCATAACCGGGTGGACAATTACATCACTGCGGCTTTGGCCAACGGCGGGATGAAAATATTCTTTGTCAACAATCCGGGAATATCCACGGTTCAAGGCTTTGAACTGCAGGCAGCCTATGATGCCGGCTATGTCTTCGGCGACCTTGCCTACACGCATACGGAGAGCGACCTCCCGTCACAGGTCAACGGCTTTGGCGTACAGAGCTTCCTTCCCGATGACATCGTAAGTGCGACCCTCGGGGCACGCTTCCTCGAGGAACAGCGCCTCACGGTAGGCACGCGGATCTATGCCGTTTCCAATGCCTTCATCGGCGAGGAGAATGCGGGGGCAAGCGGCTCCGCCACCGTTCCCGGCTACGGACTGGTGGACCTCTTCGCGAACTACAAATTCGAGAACGGTCTCGAACTCACCGGGAGTGTGACGAACGTCTTCGACACGACCTACACGCCGGCGTCGAGCACGATCGCCGGCAGCACGGTCGACACCGGCCGCGGTCGGACGTTCCTCGTCACCGCGAAGGCGAAGTTCTAG